AGCAAGTCCCACCTGGCCGCGGCGCTGCGGACGCTGGGGGAAATCACCGGCGCCGGCGCCTGGGGCGCCGGGCACGAGAGCAAGGCGGTGGACTACTTCATGCGCTCGGTCGCCTTGTTCAAGGAAATCGAGAACGAGCTGGAAACGGCCAAGAGCTATCAGGCCTTCGCCAGCTACGTGAAGAACTCGGAGCACTACAAGGCGAACGACGACATCCAACGCGAGGCCACCAAGCTCGGTGAGATGGCGGAAGAGATCTTCGAGCGCCACCGTCGCGCGCTGGGCGCCGAAGAAACCTGAAAGTGAGTCATGGCTTCCCCGCTATCCCAACGCCTACGCCAAGTCGCCGACACCCTCGACAACCAGTTTTTGGGCAAGAGCGAGGTCATACGCCTGCTGCTGATCGCCATCGTGGCGCGAGAGCATGCAGTGCTGATTGGCCCCCCGGGCACTGCCAAGAGTGCGCTGCTCCGCACCCTCGCGCACCTGCTCGACGCGCGCTACTTCGAGTATCTGCTCACGCGTTTCACGGAACCGAACGAGATCTTCGGCCCTGTGGACATCCAAGCCTTTCGGGACGGGCACTACCAGCGCCGCACGACGGGAATGCTGCCCGAGAGCGAGATCGTGTTCCTGGACGAGGTGTTCAAGTCCAACAGTGCCATTCTCAACGCGCTGTTGACCCTACTCAATGAACGCCTCTACTCCAGTGGCGGTCAAGTGGTGCAGTGCCCGTTGATCAGCGCCTTTGGCGCCAGCAACGAGGTACCCACGGACGAGAGTCTGAGCGCGCTGTTCGATCGCTTCTTGCTGCGCATTCGCAGCGACAATCTCGACGCCTACCACTTCAACGAACTGCTGGACCTCGGCGTGCGCCACGAGGTCAAGAAGCTGAAGCGACAGAAGACCGAACCCCTGGTCAGCGCCGCCGATCTTCACGCCATGACCGACGACTTGGCCAAACGTCTATCCTTCTCAGAGGCGTTCCTGTCGTCCTACAAGGGCTTGATATTTCAGATCCGTGCCGAAGGCATCACCGTCAGTGACCGCCGAGTGGTCAAGATGCTGAAGCTGTTTGCGGCCAGCGCGTACTTGGATGCTCGCGATCAGGCCGACAACAGTGATCTCTTCGTGCTCAAGCACATCTGGAATGCCGAGGATCAGGCCCCGATCCTGGAGCAAATCGTGCAGCCGGTGTTGGAGGCCTTCTACCGCGAGAACCCCAACCGCCGTCGCGTTGGCGCGTTGGGCATCGGTCTGGAGGCGCTGTCCGCGGAGGTGGATCGAATTCGCCACGTGCTCACTGGTGCGGCGCCGCCAAGCGATCTGCAGCTCTTCAGCCAACTGAAGGCCCTCGGCGAAATCAAGACCGCTCTCGCTCAGATCCCTGATACCGACGCGCGTCAGCTCGAGCAGCGCGTGGTGCAGCTTCTCGACGCCACCCTGAAGAGCGGACGTTTCGCGGAGCTGTGATGGAAACCACGCTCTTGCTGAAGCGCGTGGGGCCTGTCGAAGTCCCTCTGCCGAGCTACCAAACCGACGCGGCCGCCGGCATGGACTTGTGCGCGGCGCTGGAACGCCCCGTCGTGATCGAACCGGGGGCGCGACGACTGATCCCCACGGGGCTCTCGCTCGCCATCGCGGCGGGGTTCGAAGGCCAGGTGCGCCCGCGCTCAGGGCTCGCCCTTCGCGCGGGGATTGGCATCGTCAACGCGCCTGGAACGATCGACGCCGACTACCGCGGCGAAGTCGGCATCGTGCTCATCAATCACGGGAACGAGCCCTTCACCGTGGAGCCCCTCGCGCGCATCGCTCAGCTCGTGATCGCGCCGGTCGCACGCGCCCGGCTGCACTGGGTAGAGGAGCTTCCGCCCACGCCGCGCGGCGCGGGGGGCTACGGTTCGACCGGCGTGTGAGACGCGCGCAGATCTGGTTCTGCCGGCGTGTGAGACGCGCGCAGATCCGAGAAGAAGCACGTCAAATCCGCGCGCACGTCCTCGGCGCCGTAGTCACGGGTCACGATGTGACCCGCGCGCGGCTGAAGGCGAGTGCGTAGCGACGGGCCGCCCAACCGCGTCGCGACTCGCTCGAGGTTGGCAGCGGGGCAAACGCGATCCAGGGCGCCGTGGGCCAGGTAGACGGGACAGCGCAGCTCGCCGAGGCGCGCGCGCAGGCGCTGGCCGTTGGCGTAGACCTCCGACGCGGCGCGGACGGGCTGCGCGCCCAGGGTCAGGTGGCTGCGACGCGCCGCGGGTTCGCGAATGTCTGGCGCCGCCTTGGGCACCAGAAAGTCTGGCAGCGCGACGCGGCGGTAGAGCGCCAAGACCCGCGAGGGCAGGGGCTCCGCGAGCCAGAAGGCATTGGCCAGGAGGCCCAAACCAGTCACGCGCTCGGGCTGGGCCAGGGCGAGCTCTGTGGCGAGCAGGCTGCCCATGGATAGCCCCACCAGGATGACCTGGTCGTGGTCGGCGAGCAGGGCCGTCAAGGCGTCTCGAGCGCTATCGAGCCAGTCCCGATAGCGCGTCGCAGCGAGGAGCTTTGCGCTCTGCCCGTGACCCGCCAAGAGCGGAGCGCGCACGGCGAGGCCCAGCTCGCGCGCTGCATCGCAGACCAGGTCGACCTCGAGCGGCGTCCCGCCGAAGCCGTGCAGCGCGAGCACGCCGGGGCCCACGCCGTCGAAGTTTCGTGAAGCGGGATCCCCGTTGCCGATCAGCCCAAGCTTCACGACTCTCCGCGCGCGATACCGTAGGCGCGGATCTTCTTGTGCAGGTTCGTGCGCTCCACCCCGAGGGCCACGGCGGTCTTGGAGATGTTCCAATCGAAGTCGTTCAGGGTCGAGACGATGTAGGAACGCTCGGCCGCATCGCGATACTCTCGCAGAGTCAGGCGATCCCCGTCGGCATTGATCGCTGGCGGCGGCGCGGACAGGCGCGAGGTTCCCCCGCTGGCCTCTTCGTCGTCGAAGGGACTGTCGTGGGGATCCTCGGGTAGATCCGCGATGGTGATCACGTCGCTAGACAGGATCGCCGCGCGCTCCACGACGTTCTTGAGCTCGCGCACGTTGCCGGGCCACTTCCGCTGTCGCAGCGCCGCCATCATGCTGGGGTCGATCTTCTTCTGGCGCAGGCCGTTTTCCTTGCAGAAGCTCTGCACGAAGGCTTCGGCCAGAATCGAGATGTCGTCGGGTCGGTCGCGCAGAGCGGGCACCCGAATGGGGAAGACGTCGAGGCGGAAGAACAGATCCTCGCGGAAGCTCCCGGCCTGGACCTCCTTGGCCAAATCCTTGTTGGTGGCCGCCAGCACGCGCACGTCGACCTGAATGACGTGCTCGGAACCGACCCGCACCACTTCGCCGTTCTGCAGCGCCCGCAGCACTTTGGCCTGAGCGGCCAAGTCCATGTCGCCGATCTCGTCGAGGAACAGCGTGCCGCCGTGGGCCTGCTCGAAGAAGCCGCGCTTTCGCGCCTGGGCGCCGGTGAAAGACCCCTTCTCGTGACCGAAGAGCTCGCTCTCGATCAGTTCGCGGGGAATGGCGGCGCAGTTGACCTTGATGAAGGGCGCGTCCCGGCGGGGCGACAGGCGGTGAATCGCTCGGCTGACGAGCTCTTTGCCCGTGCCGCTTTCGCCCGTGATCAGCACGCTGGCCTTCGTGGGCGCCACCTTGTCGATGTCCTGGTACAGCCGCTGCATCAGCGGGCTGGTCCCGATCATCTCGTAGCGCGTTTCCAGCTCTTCGCGCATCTGCTCCACGGTGCGACTCAGTCGCGCCGTGCGGATGCAGTTCTGAACGCTGACGAGCACGCGCTCGCGATTCAGCGGCTTCTCGAAGAAGTCGCTCGCCCCCAGCTTGATCGCATTGACCGCGTCGTGGACCGTGGCGTGGCCGCTGATCACGATGACCGGGAGCTCGATCTCGTCCGCGCGGAGGCGCTCGAGCGCTTCCAGCCCGCTCATCTTGGGCAGCTTCAGGTCGAAGATCGCCAAGTCCACGGGTTGGCTAGGGTTCTGCAGGGTTTCCAGCGCCTGTTCTGCGCTTTCCGCCTCCAGAACGCGATAGCCTTCGCCGGACAGCACCATGTCGAGGGTGCGGCGGATGTTCTTTTCGTCGTCGACGACGAGCACCGTCGGCATGACGGGGGCGAGCGCTTCGCGACCGGCCTCGCTCATCGCGCCGCCCGTGGTGCGTTCGCGGGAGAAACCCCAGGGCCCCCCAACATCTTCAGCAACCCCTCCGCCGCCGACCGAAACGGACTGTCCGGGTAGTTGGCGAGCATTTGCTCCAGCACGCTGCGCGCCTTGCGGCGCTTCTTCATCTTCATGTAGGTCTCCCCCAGCAGGACCATGGCTTCGGCTTCCAAGCCCGACCCCTCGTAGTTGCGCAGGGCGTACTGACAGCGGTTGACGGCGGCCTCGAAGTTGTCTTCTTTGAGATAGAAACGCGCGACGAAGAGTTCATGGCGCGCGAGCAGCCCCGACACGGATTGCAGCATGTATTCGAGCTCTCGCGTGTGTTTGTAGCCCGGATAGTCCTGCAAAATGGCGCGTACGGTCCCGTAGGCCTCGTGCACGTTCGCCAGATCGCGTTCTTCGAGGGGCGGAAGCAAGATCGACTCGCCGGACTGCTCGAACAGGGCCTTCGCCACTTTGTAGCGGGCGTAGGGCACCTCTGGGTCGTTGGGGTAGTCGTGGACGAAAGCCTTGTAGGCACCAATGGACTCCGCCCACTTCTCCTGGTGGTACATGGCATCGGCGATGCGCAGATCCGCGAGGCGCGCATAGCGGCTGTAGCCGTACTTGCGCTTGACCTCTTGCATCAAGCTGATGGCCAGCTCCCAGTCGCGGTCGAAGTAGGCGTCGAGCGCCTCGTCGTAGTCCCGCTTCGCGTTCTCCGTGTACTGCAGGGGACTGTCGGCAGGCGGCGGCTTGGCGCAAGCGGGGGCCAACAGCGTCAGCAGGGCCGCGGCGGCGAGGGCAGGTCCGGAGCGCATCGCGGCTGGTGGTAGCGGCGGGCCTTCCCGGCCGCAAGGCCTAAAAAGTGCGCCATTGTGGCAGCCTATTGTTGATCACTACGCGTCTTGGGCTACCTTCGTTCGCCCCATGCCTGAGAAAGTCCCCATGACCCCCCGTGGTGCCGAGCGCCTGCGCGAAGAGCTGACCCGGTTGAAGGAGGAACGCCCGAAGATCTCTCGCGAAATCGGCATCGCGCGCGAGCACGGCGACCTCAGCGAGAACGCCGAGTACCACGCGGCCAAGGAGCGTCAGGGCATGGTGGAGGCCCGCATCAAGGACTTGGAGGACAAGATCGCTCGGGCGGAGGTCATCGATCCGACCACGCTGACGGGCACGCGCGTCCGCTTTGGCGCGACTGTCACCCTCACCAATCTCGATACCGACGAGGACAGCACCTATCAGATCGTCGGTGCGGACGAGGCCAACCTGGACCAGGGGACGATCAGCATCTCCGCGCCCCTTGCCCGAGCGCTGATCGGACGAGAAGTCGGCGACGAGGTGACCGTGAAGTTGCCAGCGGGCATTCGCAACTACGAGGTCGTCAGCGTCGAGTACCGCTGACAGCCAGATGTGGACCCATCGGCCATGACCGGCGCAGCGCCGCTCAGCTCGGTCCGCCCCCCAGCGCATGGTATCTCCTCTCGCGCCTGGTGGCTGTCAGCGCTTGGCGTCCTCGCGTTTGCGGCGATCGAACTGTGCCTCGTCTTGGCGATCGAGCGCCGGCTCGTGGCTAGCGTATGGGAGGTGCAGTTCGGTTTGCTGTACCTGGTGCCGACGTGGCTCGTCGCTGCAGCTCTAGTCGGCGCCGTGGCTACCCTGGTGCTGCGGACAGCCCATGGCGAAGGCTCGCGACTCGAACGCTACGGTGTGTGCGGTCTGCTCGCCGCACTAGCTCTGTGGGCGGCCTGGGCCGTCGGCGGAGGACGACATCTGTCGAGCCTCCCGGCTCGCGCGGGGTTCGCTCTCGGGGTCGCAGTCGTGGTTGGGGGCGCCTCGGTATTTGGCTTGCCTCGTCTGGGACCGCTCGCCCGACGACACGCGGGCGGCGCCGCGCTCGCGCTACTCGTGCTGAGCGTGGTGAGTGGGCTTGCGAACCTGTGGGTGCTCCCACGCTTGTACCCGGCCTTTCATGCAGCGCTCTCGGCGTTTGGCATGCTCGCCGCTGGGCTTTCCCTGGCCACGGTCGTTGGCGCGCGAGGGCTCGCGACCCAGCGTGGTGTGGTCGTGTTGGTGGTCGGTGCCCTCGGCGCCTTGGTGCTGCGCCCGGCGGCAGAGCGCCTGGCTGGTTTCGACAACTTCCGCTTGCTGTTGCTCGACCACGCGCCCAGCAGCGGACAGCTCGTGCTGCTGATGGCGAAGCTGGCGCCGCCGCCGCCCATGGATGGCGCATGCGCCGAGGGTGAGTGCGGACCGATCGTGCTGGCCGCTGGTACCGAGTCGCCGTTGCGCTGGCGGGGGCGAGATCTGCTGCTCGTCAGCATCGACGCCCTTCGAGCCGATCACGTCGGTAGCT
This genomic stretch from Polyangiaceae bacterium harbors:
- a CDS encoding AAA family ATPase, encoding MASPLSQRLRQVADTLDNQFLGKSEVIRLLLIAIVAREHAVLIGPPGTAKSALLRTLAHLLDARYFEYLLTRFTEPNEIFGPVDIQAFRDGHYQRRTTGMLPESEIVFLDEVFKSNSAILNALLTLLNERLYSSGGQVVQCPLISAFGASNEVPTDESLSALFDRFLLRIRSDNLDAYHFNELLDLGVRHEVKKLKRQKTEPLVSAADLHAMTDDLAKRLSFSEAFLSSYKGLIFQIRAEGITVSDRRVVKMLKLFAASAYLDARDQADNSDLFVLKHIWNAEDQAPILEQIVQPVLEAFYRENPNRRRVGALGIGLEALSAEVDRIRHVLTGAAPPSDLQLFSQLKALGEIKTALAQIPDTDARQLEQRVVQLLDATLKSGRFAEL
- the dut gene encoding dUTP diphosphatase, yielding METTLLLKRVGPVEVPLPSYQTDAAAGMDLCAALERPVVIEPGARRLIPTGLSLAIAAGFEGQVRPRSGLALRAGIGIVNAPGTIDADYRGEVGIVLINHGNEPFTVEPLARIAQLVIAPVARARLHWVEELPPTPRGAGGYGSTGV
- a CDS encoding alpha/beta fold hydrolase, which codes for MKLGLIGNGDPASRNFDGVGPGVLALHGFGGTPLEVDLVCDAARELGLAVRAPLLAGHGQSAKLLAATRYRDWLDSARDALTALLADHDQVILVGLSMGSLLATELALAQPERVTGLGLLANAFWLAEPLPSRVLALYRRVALPDFLVPKAAPDIREPAARRSHLTLGAQPVRAASEVYANGQRLRARLGELRCPVYLAHGALDRVCPAANLERVATRLGGPSLRTRLQPRAGHIVTRDYGAEDVRADLTCFFSDLRASHTPAEPDLRASHTPVEP
- a CDS encoding sigma-54 dependent transcriptional regulator — encoded protein: MSEAGREALAPVMPTVLVVDDEKNIRRTLDMVLSGEGYRVLEAESAEQALETLQNPSQPVDLAIFDLKLPKMSGLEALERLRADEIELPVIVISGHATVHDAVNAIKLGASDFFEKPLNRERVLVSVQNCIRTARLSRTVEQMREELETRYEMIGTSPLMQRLYQDIDKVAPTKASVLITGESGTGKELVSRAIHRLSPRRDAPFIKVNCAAIPRELIESELFGHEKGSFTGAQARKRGFFEQAHGGTLFLDEIGDMDLAAQAKVLRALQNGEVVRVGSEHVIQVDVRVLAATNKDLAKEVQAGSFREDLFFRLDVFPIRVPALRDRPDDISILAEAFVQSFCKENGLRQKKIDPSMMAALRQRKWPGNVRELKNVVERAAILSSDVITIADLPEDPHDSPFDDEEASGGTSRLSAPPPAINADGDRLTLREYRDAAERSYIVSTLNDFDWNISKTAVALGVERTNLHKKIRAYGIARGES
- the bamD gene encoding outer membrane protein assembly factor BamD, whose protein sequence is MRSGPALAAAALLTLLAPACAKPPPADSPLQYTENAKRDYDEALDAYFDRDWELAISLMQEVKRKYGYSRYARLADLRIADAMYHQEKWAESIGAYKAFVHDYPNDPEVPYARYKVAKALFEQSGESILLPPLEERDLANVHEAYGTVRAILQDYPGYKHTRELEYMLQSVSGLLARHELFVARFYLKEDNFEAAVNRCQYALRNYEGSGLEAEAMVLLGETYMKMKKRRKARSVLEQMLANYPDSPFRSAAEGLLKMLGGPGVSPANAPRAAR
- the greA gene encoding transcription elongation factor GreA → MPEKVPMTPRGAERLREELTRLKEERPKISREIGIAREHGDLSENAEYHAAKERQGMVEARIKDLEDKIARAEVIDPTTLTGTRVRFGATVTLTNLDTDEDSTYQIVGADEANLDQGTISISAPLARALIGREVGDEVTVKLPAGIRNYEVVSVEYR